atcaTGGCccatattgaagctatatctaaatttgaaccgattttgaccaaacttcttagatattgtggtaggcatcgaggaaagtgacacgcacaattttggcaagattggtcaaaaaatgcgctttcagTGGATCTAGAAGTgagaatcgggcgatatacatatacgacagctatatcaaatctgaacggatttctatgaaattcaccggtaacgtcgagagtcaagagaaaatcctgcctaccaattttcgagagaatcggtaaacaaattaccattttattgtaatacttctcaaaatctgatgaacaaatatatgagagctattcctaaatctgaatcgatttcgagcaaacttctcagataatgtgatagtcgtcgagaaaagcgttgtgcaaaatgttggcaaggttggtcaaaaaatgcgcatgcagtggctctagaagttaaaatcgggcgatatacatacatgacagctatatatctgaaccaattttttatccagtaatgtcgagagtcattagaaaactctacctgccaaatttcgagagagtcggttaacaaattaccattttattgctgtattactgcaatcggacgaacatatatatgggagctatatccaaatctgatccgattttttccaatttcaataggcttcctcTTTAggacgaaaaacatgtctgtaccaaattttaagacgatcggttgaaaactgcgacctgtactttatacacaaataaacatggacagtcggactgacagacagacaggccgacagactgacagacagactgactgacagacagactgacagactgacagacagactgactgacagacagactgacagactgacagacagacagactgacagactgacagacagactgacatagctaaatcgaagcaaaaagtgattctgagtcaatcggtatacttatcaatggatttatctctcttccttctgggtgttgcaaacaaatgcactaagttataaaaccATGTAcctcagtagtggtgtagggtataaatatataattaatatAATGtatggaaaaatataaaaaattacaaatcttaataaatggtataattttttgattctTAAGTAAAAGACCGGTCTTAGAATACTTATCACTATGTGTATGGCATTACATATAGTACATTGGATATCATACATCATAAAATAGGATTTTTCATAcgaaatttcattttgtcactGTGTCAGCATCGAATATTTCAATCCAGTAACCATCAGGATCCTTAATGAAGGCAAAACCTTTCATGCGGCCACCATCGGGTGTTTTGGCAAATTCAACAATTAATTCTTCGAATCTAAAGTGGGAAGACAAAGTCAATGTTGTTAAGAGAGTCCAAATAtgaaactatttaaaatttaaaatccaCCTTTTGCAGGCTACATTGACATCAGGCACCTTGATAGCTATATGACCATAACCTCGGGgctttacttttagcttgctttagaaaaaaaagtgtaaaaaagtatatttgattaaagttcattctaagttttattaaaaatgcatttactttcttttaaaaaaatccgcaattactttttgggcaacccaatagtttgtacacaaaatatcgtggacagacagacagatagacggacatagctaaatcgaaccaggaagtgattctgaatcgatcggtatgcttatcaatgggtctatctctcttccttctgggtgttacaaacaaatgcaccaagttataatactctgtaccacagtggtggtgtagggcataaaaactaaaatgtgtTTGTATGAGGGCCAGTAAAAATCGGATCAACCGGGATAAAGGGCAACACAGGGAAGTTACCATGTAGAATAACAACAATGAGTCAACTGAGCGAAGCCACACGAAGTTGCTTACACTGTACGTTTGCTacactggaaaaaaaattgagtcaaaatttaagatttttgctTTTATCAGGATTAGGATTTTGTCAATGAAAACGAGCCGAGAAcccaaactttaaaataaagatgtcatctttaaatgtaattttttacttactaacggacatgaccatccttttaaaattttgatagctGACTGatttttattatatccaccaccataggatgggggtatactaatctagtcattccgtttgtaacacctcgaaatagacggctaagaccccataaagtatatattgggttgcccaaaaagtaattgcggatttttcttatagtcggcgttgacaaattttttcacagcttgtgactctgtaattgcattctttcttccgtcagttatcagctgttacttttagcttgctttagaaaaaaagtgtaacaaaagtatatttgattaaagtccattctaagttttattaaaaatgcatttactttcttttaaaaaatccgcaattactttttgggcaacccaatatatcctccTTCGTCACgatgtgtcgatctagccctgtccgtacgttcgtccgtctgtcgaaatcacgataccggtccaacgcgtaaagctagcctctagaatttttgcacagatacttagtatttatgtatgtcgttgggaactgcaaatgggccatatcggttcagatttagatatagctcccatataaaccgattttccgaattgactttttgagtacatggaagccacaaatttcctacgatttggctgaaatttggcatacgatgtttcgttacgactttcaatatttGTGCCAAAAACGGTCCAAaaagtccaaaacctgatataattcccatgtaaaccgattttccgatttgacttcttccctaacaagccgcaatttttgtccgatttaactgaaattttgcatttagtgttctgttatgatttccaacaactgtaccaagtacgcttcaaatcggtctataacctgatataccacctacataaaccgatctccccatttgacttcttgagccgttgcaagccgcaattttcgtccaatttggctgaaattgcacgtagtgttctgttatgacttccaacaactgtgccaagatcGGTCCCAACCCTTAAATAGCTCCCACATGAACCGGAccctcgattatccttgttgggttcctagaagctttaatttttgctggtttgacagaagttggaTATGTAGATTATTATTATGCccttaaatataattttttttgtacaaatttttagcagaatccatgatggtgggttcccaagattcggcctggacgaacttagcatgctttatCTTGTTTAAACTTCGAATTTTaacctaaaacaagtaaaaatcgttaagttcggccgaagccaactttggatacccaccacatcgggtatatatgtaaaccacctttcgtcataatccggtgaaaaatgcataatttatgcgaccatagctacaatatatcgaaatatggtccaatttgggccaaattcagcacggacattgagtgggctaagtacaggtcattgttcaattttgtagaattaaatattggaatttttggtagccatatccaaatatagactgatctgaaccatatacgacacggacgtcgaaaagcctaaataaatcactgcgtcaaatttcagcgaaatcggattatggggccaagactttaatatcgagagatctgtctatatggcagctatatccgaatctgaaccggtctgggccaaattgatgagggatatagaaggtcctaacacattaagccaaaatcggacaataaatgcgccttttatggacccaaaaccttaaatcgagagatcggtctatatggcagatatatccaaaactgaaccgatgtgagccaaattgaagaagaatattgaagggcctaacacaactcactgtcccaaatgtcggcgacatctgacaataaatgcgccttttatggacccaaaacctaaaatcgagagatcggtctatatggcagctatatccaaatatggaccaatatgagtcaaatggaagaaaaatgttgaagagtctaacacaacacactgtcccaaatttcagagaaaccagacaataaatgcgtcttttatgggcccaaaacctaaaatcgagagatccgtctatatggcaactatatccaaatctggaccgatttgggccatattagagaaagatgtcgaggggcctaacctaactcatGGTCCCAAATATcgacgacatcagacaataaatgcgtcttttatgggcccaaaaccctaaatcgagtgatcggtgtatatggcagctatatccaaatctgcacccatctaagccaaattgaagaaggatgtcaaagggacataactcactgtcccaaatttcagcaaaatcggataataaatgtggcttttatgggcctaagatcctaaatcggcggatcggtttatatgacagctatatccaaatctggaccggttgaTGTGGGATATggaagggcctaatataactctgtcccaaatttcgacgaaatcggacaataaatgcgcttttatgggtccaagaccttacatcgagagatcggtctatatagcagctaaatttaaatctggaccgatctgggccatattgcagaaagacgtcgaagggcctaacataacacactgttccaaatttcggcgaaatcggacaataaatgcgctattatgggcccaagaccttacatcgagagatcggtctatatggcagctatatccatatctggaccgatcagagccaaattgcagaaagatgtcgagtgacctacctaacttaactccctgtcccaaatttcgacgaaatcggacaataatggcgccttttatgggcccaagacctaaaatcgagagatcggtctatatggcagctatatccaaatctggaccgatctgggccaaaatgatgagggatatcgaagggcctaacacaactcactgtcccaaatttcgacgaaatcggacaataaatgcgccttttatgggcccaagacctaaaatcgagagatcggtctatatggcagctatatccaaatctggtccaatctgagccaaattgaagaaagatttcgaatggcctaacacaacttaatgacccaaatttcagcaaaatcggataataaatgtgggttttataggcctaagaccctaaatcggtcgatcggtctatatgggggctatatcaagatatagtccgatagagcccatcttcgaacttagcctgcttatggacaaaaaaagaatctgtgcaaagtttcagctcaatatctctacttttaaagactgtagcgtgatttcaacaggcaggcggacggacatggctatatcgtcttcgatttttacgctgatcaagaatatatatactttatacggtcggaaatggatatttcgatgtgttgcaaaaggaatgataaaatgaatacacccccatccttcggtggtggctataaaagtCAAACATTTAAAGATGCTCCTATTTGTACGGCTATTTTGGGTCTTTAACTATGTTTTACTGTTGTTTTGACTTAAAGATCAATTTCCTAacattcaacgatattttgagcatcattttagatttttgtcttttatAACAAGGTGCGAAGTTAAagatttattaacctaccatttaaaataaaaaaatccttaatatgaagaaaaatgtttttcaccaaggggaatgtttccttaaaaagttggaaaatttaacatctttaaattaagtttgctaatctttggctcgattCTTTAAAATCAGAACAAagattttttcagtgtactgtTCGTTTTTTCTATATATGCGGGCTTAGGTATTTATGAGCGGTTGTGTTTTGTTGCCCATGTAtgctctagagggagcaatttttatacgacttTAAATAACTCCAAcagctataccaagtatggttcgattcggcccatagccttatatagcttccaatAGAACCACTCTCCCGCTTAAACTTCTAAGCTTCTAATTTAATCAATCATTAATTTCAAACTTACTGTGTCAACTCCAAAGTAGCCTGACAACTCATAACCCATTTAATGTGATCCAAAGTACCTCTTTTAAAATCCGAGGAGCCCTCAAATCTAAAAAGCCATAGGAAATGATTAACAGTTAACTTATTGCAATAAAAATCCAATGATTTCGGTCTTACCCCAAAAAATACAATGAAAATCTGCCGTCGGGAAAGTCCACTTTTTGTAATAAAGTCATACCCAAAACTCTGCCGTAGAAGGATAATGTTTTGCGAGGATCCTTAATGCGGTACATGGTATGTATGAATACAAAATcctgcaataaaaaaaattatttcacaaaAGGGATTAACAATTCGATCCCCACTGGAATCAACTTTACGATCTGAATCCAGAATCCATATTTGGCTAAGGGTTGTTCCTCCCACaacttttatgttttgtttcaaaataccaaagggtgattttttagctattatctttttggcaacactggtttaaacagctcacgcacgtttcggttttttttttgaaattctatCCAGAACATCCACTTGTTCCACTTGGTGGTATTACCTTGGTAGCTGCATCTCTGTGGTTACATATTTCCCCTGCTTCGGTGTCTGTCAAGCAAGTATAGTCagccattttttgatattctttgattttattaaattaaaaaaaaactccaaagaTTTATTTGAATATTGATTATCTTTAATCAACGAATCTTAAGTTTGAACTAAAAATTCGTAAAGTCTTAAGGGTTTTTATAGCCTGCCAAAAATTTCtattgtcatcatcatcgtttGATTGGAACAAGCACATCGAACATCATTTGTTGCAGTTGGCAGTGTTTTGGCATATTTTTGTTCTGTTTGAGATGACAAATCCCAGTTGTCTAGCCAGTAACCAGTTGGCACCATCATCTAGTTCAGTAGCTAACTTTTAAAGCCAATTTAGTACCTGCGGTTCCCTAGTTGTGTAGCCAGTAACCAATTGACACCATCATCTAGTTCAGTAGCTAACTTTTAAAGCCAGTTTTGTTATGCAGTttcattttaaacaaaattctaagaaatgtAGTTATTTATGCATTAATCCATAGCATAGTTCAGATTTtcataccatataaaccgatctcccgaattgacttcttgagcccttacaagccgcaatttttgtgcgatttggctgaaatattgcctttggtgttctgttatgacttccaagaactgtgataagtacggtctataaccttatatagctcccatataaaccgatcccccgatttggaaccgcaatttttgtccgatttggctgaaatattgcatgctgtgttctgttatgtcttccaacaactgtgccaagtacgttccataactagagatgggcgatgggtaaatacccaaaaggtttacccggtaaattgggtaaatacccgggtatttaccggattttagttatatatagctgatatatagaccgatctccagacttaaaggcttgaggcaataaattggtaatttttcatccgatttcgatgaaatttgacccCTATTCACTtgtgtgaagtgcggttcatatcggactttatttggatatagctgcccttagaccgaccacccgatgtCCCTATATATTCTAggatattgaggccataaaaaatccatttattacccgaattcgatgaaatttggcacagtgtgttctggtagactcctacccattcctgtcaaatgtggtacagatcgcagcatatttggatatagctgctatatagaccgatttcccgatattgtgtaatgagcctataaaaggagcatttttcatcccatttcaatgaaatatggcacagcgagttccgaTACCCTtcttaacctttttgttgaatagcgtccagaccggaccatatttggatatagccgatctcccgatatagagtattggcACCGAATGGCTTATTTTTATCCccgtaagtaaaaaataaacagagaggtcaacgtttttcgacacctgaagaagcggttgatgcgttcacaATGCATGTTTTGAGATATCTCAATCAGAATGAGCAAAGTGCTTCgataattggttcaaacgcatgcaaaagtgtatagatcttaatagggaatattttgaaaaacaagaaagctattttcgatgattattacttgtttttgtattctctaatcccgaaatataaaaatcaacccTCGTATTCGTGTTCCACAGTTGAAAAATATTGCTTCACTGTTAcctttttgtgtaaattttgatGGTCAATCAATGGGTTCACTTTGTCACCTATGTACCAAGTCTTTACGCGTCAATACGGGATGCTCCTAAAAATGTAAAGATGTCTTGTTAGATTATGGAATTCTAATAAAATATCGCGTATCCTCAGGTTTATTTCATGCTGGAAAACTTTAATACTTTATTAACCGCAATACTTACCTTTTATACTTTTCTTTTTCActtttcaatgataaggggcctcctttttattgctgagtccgaacggctgccataccaaatggtattgtacctcacaaatgtcaccagtattaggaggggataaccaccactgaaattttttctgatgttctcgccaagattcgaacccaagcgttctgcgtcataggaggacatgctaacctctgcgctacggtagcctccctGCGTGGAATAAAGTTTCATAATTATAAGCACTTTTTTTCATAAACGATCAtattcatacattttttttttcatttagaaTTTTCATGATATTTATGATTTCTTcattaatttaataaaacttttcattATATTTATGAACAAAAGGTTATGACATCCGATCATTTCATTTATATAGGAAAATTCTCTCTGTGTATAACACTTCAAATATGCTATCACCAATGTTAGCTTCTACAACGTATTTCTATTAAACTAAATAGAGATCACcatctttctgttgaaatcacgctacagtctttaaaaatagagatattgagctgaaactttgtacagattctttttttgtccataaacaggttaagttcgaagatgggctatatcggactatatcttgatatagcccccatatagaccgatccgccacacatttataatccgattttgctgaaatttgagaaagtgagttgtgttaggcccctcgacatctttctgcaaaatggttcagatcggtccagatttggttatagctgccatataaaccgatccctcgatttaaagttttggatccataaaagagcatttatggtccgattacgccgaaatttgggacagtgagttgggttaggctcttcaacatcttcCTGAAATTAGGTacagatcggtcaaaatttggatatagctgccatatagaccaatcttgatcgatttaaggccttgggtacataaaatgcgcatttattgtccgattttgccgaaatttgggacagtgagttgtattaggcccttcaacattcttcttaaattttgctcagatctttccagatttggatatagctggcatatagaccgatccatctatttaaggttttgggctcataataggcacatttatagtccgatttcgctgaaatttgacaccttgacttatgttagacttttcgacatccgtgtcgtatatggttcagatcggtctgtatttggatatggctaccaaaaagaccaatattttgttctataaaattgaacaatgacttgtacatattgtaccactcaatatccgtgtcaaatgtggtccaaatcggaccatattttgataaagctgatatgggggcataaattatgcatatttCCCCGGATAAAGACGAatgttggtttacatatatacccgaggtggtgggtatccaaacttaacgccttcttctTTAAATAAAAACCCTAGTTTATCAAATGATTTAATATTGCCAAAAACCACGCACTCCGGAATTTGGCGCCAATTGATGCAACTTATGTTGTGACAGCAAACTGCTGTGCGAATATTGAAAGCGAAACAAatctcaaaacttaaaatctgCTCAGTGGAGTATCGGTTATCGATACAATGTAAAACATTTATcggatttaaagttttaaaattttacttaaatgcCGTCACATCAATGATTTCGAACACTGCTCGATATAACAATGCGAGTTATTGGCCACCGTGTTTCCGCGGCGTTCAGAACGAGCATGCTCACCtaataagagcttgacgaggatcgccacctccacgtgCAAATGTGGCTATAAGAACAACAGCAACCTGATTAATCTCCCCAATTTGAAATTCTTTTTGATAACCTTTCTTGAGTATCTGAACACTGCTGTCGGGTTACGGGTTCTTGGGATGTTGTTTTGGTGTTAATATCTGTTAAACTGAAGTTGGCATTGATCACGAGAAGaaggaaattttctaaattcacACTACCGAAATTGCAATGAAAGCATTTTACCTATTGAAATTGCCCAAGTTTCTTGGGGTTGTCGTTGTTTTTTGAAGCCTAGGTttcttgtggttgttgttgtagcctagGTTTCtttgggttgttgttgtagcctagGTTTCTTggggctgttgttgttgtagcctagGTTTCttggggttgttgttgttgtcgcagtatgttgtacactgaggcggcagcccttgccaatgaaggactTTATCGGGTCCATCCGGTACGCACAACCGGATGCCATGGTATTTCTTGGGGTGATTCTGCATAGTTAGCTAAACTGGGCCTGGAATAGGGATTTAAGGTTCTTACCTTAAGCTAAGGGGCATAGAATGATACacgattaaggattttgttgttcttgttgtacactgaggtggcaacTCTTGCCGATggaagactccatcgggtcaatccagtacgtacaaccggctgccatgggattgcaggaGTTTGTAAGCAACACGGACTTCCTGACACAGATCTCTTCGGTAAAGCTTTTTTGATTAAAGGCGCACAACAAcctattactggcttatgtccatagtggcatggagcgtaTTCAAATCCTTACCATCTTTTCAACATAATTTACAGCATATGTTGAAGCATCTTGGGGGGATTGGTTAATTTATACTCCACGAAGGCcccgttttatattttttgaaaatgtcaCTAAATAATTacaactaaaatttaaaaattttttgttatattttcaatatttattagaatatgcaaaaattgttttttttttttgtttttatatcttCTGGTCTCATTATTTGTTACTTCGTTCATGGTTTTCTTTGCTTtgctttgtttaaatttaattttgttgtgtttttttgtttgttttttttttttgttgttataattAACTCTTAAAATTTA
The genomic region above belongs to Stomoxys calcitrans chromosome 5, idStoCalc2.1, whole genome shotgun sequence and contains:
- the LOC106088187 gene encoding lactoylglutathione lyase-like, with amino-acid sequence MSCQATLELTHKLKVKPRGYGHIAIKVPDVNVACKRFEELIVEFAKTPDGGRMKGFAFIKDPDGYWIEIFDADTVTK